Proteins encoded together in one Musa acuminata AAA Group cultivar baxijiao chromosome BXJ3-6, Cavendish_Baxijiao_AAA, whole genome shotgun sequence window:
- the LOC135641416 gene encoding uncharacterized protein LOC135641416, with protein MTGVDPEVAQHHLNISPDARPVKQKLRRQAPDRQLAIREEVGRLLAAGFIKEARYPQWLSNVVLVKKPNGSWRMCVDYTSLNNACPKDCYPLSKVDQFVDATAGHARLSFIDAFSGFYQIRMAPEDREHTAFLTDQGVYFYKVMPFGLKNAGATYQRTVNKMFAHQIGRNMEVYVDDMIVKSQEAGAHLADLAEAFATLRKFGMRLNPAKCAFGVTSGKFLGFIIHERGIDANPEKVQAIIDMQSPRTLKDLQRLNERLVAMSRFLARSGDRCLPFFRALKNPKNFQWTTECDEAFKQIKQHLASLPRLASVSPGEKLGLYLAASPHVVSSVLVKENSGKQLPIYYVSHVLSGPEERYPPIEKLALALVLSVRKLRPYFQAHLVEVITDQSLRQVLSKFDVAGRLLKWAVELGEYDILYVPRTAIKAQAVADFLVELTQIADGDHEQPPEAWVLHVDRSANSKGAGAGLVLLAPDGRSFVRSLRFGFQATNNEVEYEALLAGLRLALEMQVTAIHVLTDSQLVAEQLSDGYEARDPTMAKYLAQVRNLTAKFPHFALSNVPREENERADALARLASRPAPEAWPEVEELPARAIEIAAANSGSMPTTWVQELLRFKRDGTLPPDEVVARRLRRTHAWYSEVSGRLYKRSFTYPLLRCLEPDEAQTVLAEIHEGVCEEHIGERTLAHKILRQAVQFMPRTRPHASAACGPARPHRLRMAVRAVGLDLLGPFPPASGQRKYVIVGVDYFTKWVEAEPLATITERQMEKFVWRNLVTRFGLLKTIITDNGPQFAGRRFWEFCASHGIQLRFSSVAHPQTNGLAEVTNRSILDGLKRRASTARSAWTDELPSVLWSLRTTPKTAIGESPYSLAFGTEAVLPPEVAIATLRTRNYDEKITNEGLRAGLDLLEERRANTHLKALSYKRAVARIYNRKVRPRPTKLSDLVLRRTEVSNPARARGKLAPKWEGPYRVAEIIRPGTYRLATMDDSPLLRTWNVQNLKKFFV; from the exons atgacgggcgtcgatcCGGAGGTCGCACAGCATCATCTCAACATTTCGCCTGACGCCCGCCCGGTGAAGCAGAAACTTAGACGGCAGGCCCCTGACCGGCAACTCGCCATACGAGAAGAGGTAGGTCGACTTTTAGCGGCAGGCTTTATAAAAGAAGCCAGATACCCacaatggctatccaatgtagtccttgtgaAAAAACCCAATGGAagttggaggatgtgcgttgattacaccagtctcaacaatgcatgcccaaaagactgctaccccctctcGAAGGTTGACCAGTTTGTCGACGCGACAGCCGGACATGCCCGCCTCTCTTTTATAGACGCCTTCTCGGGATTCtaccagatcagaatggcgcccGAAGACCGAGAGCATacagccttcctcaccgatcaaggggtatACTTCTATAAGGTCATGCCTTTCGGGTTGAAAAACGCTGGGGCTACATACCAGAGAacagtgaacaagatgttcgcccaccaaatcgggcggaacatggaagtttacgtggacgacatgatcgtgaaaagccaagAGGCGGGAGCTcaccttgccgacctggccgaggcattcgccacgctgcgcaagttcggcatgcgactcaaccccgcaAAGTGtgctttcggcgtcacctccggaaagttcctcgggttcatcatacatgaaagaggaattgacgccaacccggagaaggtcCAGGCAATCATCGACATGCAGTCGCCTCGGACGCTCAAAGACCTGCAACGCCTTAACGAGAGGCTCGTCGCCATGTCTCGCTTCCTTGCTcggtcgggcgatcgctgcctccccttcttcagggcgctAAAGAACCCAAAGAACTTTCAGTGGACGACAGAGTGCGACGAAGCCTTCAAACAAATAAAGCaacacctggccagcctcccccgaCTGGCCTCAGTTTCTCCCGGGGAGAAGCTGGGCCTCTACCTAGCTGCCTCCCCGCACGTAGTCAGTTCCGTCCTGGTCAAAGAAAACTCCGGCAAACAGCTTCCGATTtactatgtcagccacgtcctgagcGGGCCCGAGGAGCGTTACCCACCGATTGAGAAACTCGCGCTCGCCCTGGTGCTGTCAGTCCGGAAGTTGCGCCCCTATTTCCAGGCTCATctggtggaggtcatcaccgaccaatcGCTTCGGCAGGTCttatctaaatttgatgttgcagggcggctcctcaaatgggcggtggagctcggcgaataCGACATATtatacgtgcccaggaccgccatcaaagcccaggCCGTGGCCGACTTCCTCGTAGAACTAACCCAGATCGCGGACGGGGATCACGAGCAACCTCCCGAAGCATGGGTCCTGCACGTGGACAGATCGGCCAACTCGAAGGGTGCTGGCGCAGGGCTGGTGCTGCTAGCCCCCGACGGACGCTCGTTCGtgcgttccctccgcttcgggtttcaAGCCACTAATAATGAGGTagaatacgaggcgctcctagcgggactcaggttggccctcgagatgcaagtGACTgccatacacgtcctcaccgactcgcagcttgtagccgagcaactcagcgatggatacgaggctcgggacccAACCATGGCGAAGTACCTGGCACAAGTAAGGAACTTGACCGCCAAATTCCCTCATTTTGCGCTATCTAATGTTCCAAGGGAAGAGAACGAGCGAGCCGACGCGCTAGCTAGGCTGGCGTCAAGGCCGGCCCCTGAAGCCTGGCCCGAGGTCGAGGAGCTCCCTGCCCGTGCCATCGAAATAGCAGCTGCGAACTCAGGCAGCATGCCGACCACATGGGTACAGGAGCTACTACGCTTTAAACGAGACGGGACCCTTCCTCCCGACGAGGTTGTGGCTCGGCGCCTGCGTCGTACGCATGCGTGGTACTCCGAGGTGAGTGGACGGCTCTATAAGCGGTCCTTCACATACCCCCTCCTACGATGTttggagcccgacgaagctcAGACGGTTCTGGCCGAGATCCACGAGGGAGTCTGTGAGGAACACATCGGCGAGCGAACCCTAGcgcacaaaatacttcgccaag CGGTGCAATTCAtgccaagaacacgcccgcacGCCTCGGCAGCCTGCGGTCCCGCTCGCCCCCATCGATTGCGCATGGCCGTTCGCGCAGTGGGGTTGGATCTGCTCGGACCTTTTCCACCGGCATCGGGACAACGGAAGTACGtcatcgtgggagtggattatttcacaaaatgggtcgaggccgagccactgGCCACGATCACGGAGCGGcaaatggagaagttcgtgtggagGAACCTGGTGACCCGGTTTGGCTTGCTCAAAACCATCATTACGGACAACGGGCCTCAGTTCGCCGGTAGAAGGTTCTGGGAGTTCTGCGCAAGTCACGGAAtccagctgaggttcagctcggtggctcaccctcagacgaacgggctggCGGAAGTAACCAATCGATCCATTctagacgggctcaaaagaagagcATCCACAGCCCGATCAGCCtggacggacgaactcccgaGCGTCTTATGGTCGTTACGCACCACCCCCAAGACCGCGATCGGAGAGTCCCCCTACAGCCTCGCATTCGGAACCGAGGCCGTCCTACCACCCGAAGTAGCCATTGCCACCCTTCGGACGAGAAACTACGACGAGAAAATCAcgaacgaaggacttcgagcTGGCCTCGACTTGCTCGAAGAGCGGCGTGCCAACACgcacctgaaggccctctcttaTAAAAGAGCTGTCGCAAGGATCTACAACaggaaggtacgaccccgaccaaCTAAGTTAAGCGACCTAGTCCTGCGCAGGACCGAGGTCAGCAACCCGGCCCGAGCGAGGGGGAAGCTAGCCCCCAAatgggagggaccttatcgggtcgccGAGATAATCCGACCGGGTACATACCGGCTCGCGACAATGGACGATTCTCCTTTGCTGAGAacatggaacgtccagaaccttaagaagtttttcgtcTAA